In Oceanibaculum nanhaiense, one DNA window encodes the following:
- a CDS encoding glycosyltransferase, whose product YRGTATLQEYDRCSGRPLPRLPHVDVVIPVYGGCMETAECLDSVLRARNETPFRVVVVNDCSPDPLINDFIDAVQKRQHDNLVIIRRTRNGGFSQAVNLGMVAAGDRDVILLNADTVVQDGWIDRLMSAAKSDPMIGTVTPLSNNGEIVTLPYPCKSLPVEDAALARRVDRVAAQCNAGRVVDLPVAIGFCMFIRRDCLDEIGLFDAAVWGRGYGEEVDFCIKARAQGWRHVVATDIFVVHRGNASFGDEKLERITESAQKITESFPFYDQLIQRFIARDPIGPARRTINLELITAALGENRILHVSHSFGGGTDKYVRDVSALQIEEGRVPLVLRFDAKGHAELEADLSGTDLAGFFSERHVERYAAGDLEALKADIGRLRIRRFHLHAPFGMPLGLLDWLTTSLPFDATIHDYAWLCPRATLTQAGGRYCGEPAVQHCDNCIALYSAHPGLREALRDSEESVAAYRQNMGALLGRAEQVYAGAEDVVKRLRAHGVEANYHVTPHPEPEMAPHPEALPLARPAVDGQLRVALFGAISDIKGFHQLIDCARYAQERALPITFIVFGYTMDDELAKGFANIIVTGRYEEHELDELVREYQPHISFFPNQWPETYSYSLSHSLRLGLWPVVTDIGAPAERLRQMNVGNIMDINYPNALMIEFIMNCIAQKIKLYK is encoded by the coding sequence CTATCGGGGAACAGCCACCCTCCAAGAATATGATCGGTGTTCAGGGCGACCGCTCCCGCGATTACCCCATGTGGACGTCGTGATTCCGGTCTATGGCGGCTGCATGGAGACAGCCGAATGCCTGGACAGTGTCCTTCGGGCGCGCAACGAGACGCCATTCCGCGTTGTTGTCGTGAATGACTGCTCCCCCGATCCGTTGATCAATGATTTCATCGACGCAGTGCAGAAGCGGCAGCACGATAATCTCGTCATCATCCGGCGCACGCGGAACGGCGGCTTTTCGCAGGCCGTGAACCTCGGGATGGTTGCCGCCGGTGACCGGGACGTTATTCTGCTCAACGCGGATACGGTGGTTCAGGATGGCTGGATCGACCGCCTGATGTCCGCTGCGAAGAGCGACCCAATGATCGGCACGGTGACGCCGCTCTCGAATAACGGCGAAATCGTAACGCTTCCCTACCCCTGCAAGTCGCTACCTGTCGAGGATGCCGCCCTCGCCCGCCGGGTGGATAGGGTGGCGGCGCAGTGCAATGCCGGCAGGGTGGTCGACCTCCCTGTCGCGATTGGTTTCTGCATGTTCATCCGGCGCGACTGCCTCGACGAAATCGGGCTCTTTGATGCCGCGGTATGGGGGCGTGGCTATGGCGAGGAGGTCGATTTCTGTATCAAGGCCAGGGCGCAGGGCTGGCGTCATGTCGTCGCGACGGACATTTTTGTCGTCCACCGAGGCAATGCGTCTTTTGGCGATGAGAAGCTGGAACGCATCACCGAGAGCGCGCAAAAAATCACCGAATCCTTCCCTTTCTACGATCAGCTTATTCAGCGCTTCATCGCCAGGGACCCGATAGGTCCGGCGCGCCGGACCATAAACCTGGAACTCATCACCGCTGCCCTGGGCGAGAACCGCATCCTTCACGTCAGCCATTCCTTTGGTGGCGGGACCGATAAATATGTGCGCGATGTCTCGGCGCTCCAGATCGAGGAGGGGAGGGTGCCGCTGGTCCTCCGTTTCGATGCAAAGGGCCACGCTGAACTGGAAGCCGACCTGTCGGGGACCGATCTGGCCGGGTTCTTCAGCGAGCGCCATGTCGAGCGCTACGCGGCAGGCGATCTGGAGGCGCTCAAGGCCGACATCGGACGCCTCCGGATCAGGCGCTTTCACCTGCATGCGCCATTCGGCATGCCGCTCGGCTTGCTGGACTGGCTGACCACATCCTTGCCCTTCGACGCAACCATCCACGACTATGCATGGCTCTGTCCCCGCGCGACCCTGACGCAGGCTGGCGGGCGGTATTGCGGCGAGCCGGCCGTCCAGCACTGCGATAACTGTATCGCCCTGTACTCTGCCCATCCGGGGCTTCGGGAGGCTCTTCGGGACAGCGAGGAGAGCGTGGCGGCATACCGGCAGAACATGGGCGCCTTGCTGGGCCGTGCGGAGCAGGTATATGCGGGGGCTGAGGATGTGGTGAAGCGGCTGCGGGCGCATGGCGTGGAGGCCAATTACCATGTCACACCACACCCAGAGCCTGAAATGGCGCCTCACCCTGAAGCCCTACCCCTTGCCCGACCTGCCGTGGATGGCCAGTTGCGCGTCGCCCTGTTCGGCGCCATCAGTGATATCAAGGGTTTTCACCAGCTTATCGACTGCGCCAGATACGCGCAGGAAAGGGCGCTGCCCATCACCTTCATCGTGTTCGGCTACACCATGGATGATGAACTGGCGAAAGGCTTCGCGAACATCATCGTCACCGGCCGGTACGAGGAACATGAACTGGATGAACTGGTCCGGGAGTACCAGCCGCACATCAGCTTTTTCCCCAACCAGTGGCCGGAAACCTATTCCTACTCACTAAGCCATAGTCTGCGTCTTGGCCTTTGGCCGGTGGTTACGGATATAGGCGCGCCCGCAGAGAGGCTTAGGCAAATGAACGTAGGAAATATAATGGATATTAATTACCCCAATGCATTGATGATTGAATTTATTATGAATTGTATTGCACAGAAAATAAAATTATATAAATAA
- a CDS encoding sensor histidine kinase, with amino-acid sequence MIATESAARPLSVGPDIPYALHEDPTGRMTLEDFLALPEADVSPASRPLSEGYTDSAFWLRFTLPANRFEADALWMQLSPVYLDELTLYSRPLGGDAPQERPWQRREAGDRWGPPDDDLDYRFPVYAFAPPGPAGEGYEIILRVRSTSAVILVPTLWQPAAYLGQAAWTTSFWSFYFGMAAFSSALAILLAAYLNSRTLWSIASVSVVYLGIASVQGYVTWILGDIWGPLQHYLTSITTLLTYSTVFWMSAEVLNLRSYAPRLYRAVLVAVGFSLLLQFSIPLGIYAFAKNLQIVICLMIGVMTMHAIIRLWRLRRLLSAEGTIVILPALLVVTGLLQELMLQGYIRFSPVLFGQWQFVMMAIMLMVMILVVNRIRDERRMLAEQQQMARELRVEREASFNQRQFMAMVSHEFRTPLAVISAAVENLRLLTVGWPDITQRHDRIQRAADRLSQLTDNCLADARLTSDTLYLDTRPVDLIAEVRAAAGLVEMSELHQLRLTVEGQPAGGETVTIEGDAALLRIALSNVLDNAMKYSERGEVHVDVASRDGMATVAIRDQGNGIAEDQVAHIFERYRRAGSGGGAYKYGAGLGLFVSRQIARAHGGDIVLTENTPQGCCFEFRLPAR; translated from the coding sequence TTGATCGCAACGGAATCCGCCGCCAGGCCGCTTTCGGTGGGGCCGGATATTCCCTACGCTCTGCATGAGGATCCCACCGGCCGGATGACGCTGGAGGATTTCCTGGCCCTGCCGGAAGCGGATGTGTCGCCGGCGTCCCGCCCGCTGTCGGAAGGCTATACCGATTCGGCCTTCTGGCTGCGCTTCACGCTTCCGGCGAACAGATTCGAAGCCGACGCGCTGTGGATGCAGCTTAGCCCGGTCTATCTCGATGAGCTGACGCTGTACAGCCGGCCGCTGGGCGGGGATGCCCCCCAGGAGCGCCCCTGGCAGCGGCGCGAAGCCGGCGACCGCTGGGGCCCGCCGGATGACGATCTGGACTACCGCTTCCCGGTCTATGCTTTCGCCCCGCCGGGTCCTGCGGGCGAAGGCTACGAGATCATCCTGCGGGTGCGCAGCACCAGCGCCGTGATCCTGGTGCCGACACTCTGGCAGCCGGCGGCGTATCTCGGCCAGGCGGCGTGGACCACCTCCTTCTGGAGCTTCTATTTCGGGATGGCCGCCTTCTCCAGCGCGCTCGCCATCCTGCTCGCCGCCTATCTCAACAGCCGCACACTCTGGTCCATCGCCTCCGTATCGGTCGTCTATCTGGGGATTGCCAGCGTCCAGGGCTATGTGACCTGGATCCTGGGCGATATATGGGGGCCGCTGCAGCACTACCTGACCAGCATCACGACCCTGCTGACCTACAGCACGGTCTTCTGGATGTCCGCCGAGGTGCTGAACCTGCGCTCTTATGCGCCCCGGCTCTACAGGGCGGTCCTGGTGGCGGTCGGTTTCAGCCTGCTGCTGCAATTCTCCATCCCGCTGGGGATTTATGCCTTCGCCAAGAACCTGCAGATCGTCATCTGCCTGATGATTGGCGTCATGACCATGCACGCAATCATCCGGCTCTGGCGTCTGCGGCGGCTGCTCAGCGCCGAGGGCACGATCGTGATCCTGCCGGCCCTGCTCGTGGTGACCGGTCTGCTGCAGGAGCTGATGCTGCAGGGCTATATCCGCTTCAGCCCCGTGCTGTTCGGGCAATGGCAGTTCGTGATGATGGCGATCATGCTGATGGTGATGATTCTGGTCGTCAACCGGATCCGGGATGAGCGCCGGATGCTCGCCGAGCAGCAGCAGATGGCGCGGGAATTGCGCGTCGAACGGGAAGCCAGCTTCAACCAGCGCCAGTTCATGGCCATGGTCAGCCACGAATTCCGCACGCCGCTGGCGGTCATCTCGGCGGCCGTGGAGAATCTGCGCCTGCTGACGGTGGGCTGGCCCGACATCACCCAGCGCCATGACAGGATTCAGCGCGCGGCGGACCGGCTGTCGCAGCTGACCGACAATTGCCTGGCCGATGCCCGGCTGACGTCCGATACGCTCTATCTCGACACGCGCCCTGTCGATCTTATCGCCGAGGTGCGCGCGGCGGCCGGATTGGTGGAAATGTCGGAGCTGCACCAGCTGCGGCTGACGGTGGAAGGCCAACCGGCCGGCGGCGAGACGGTGACCATCGAGGGCGATGCCGCGCTGCTGCGCATCGCCCTGTCCAACGTGCTGGACAATGCGATGAAATATTCTGAGCGTGGCGAGGTCCATGTCGATGTGGCCAGCCGCGATGGAATGGCCACCGTCGCGATCCGCGATCAGGGAAACGGTATCGCCGAGGATCAGGTGGCGCATATCTTCGAACGCTATCGCCGGGCCGGTAGCGGCGGCGGTGCCTATAAATACGGCGCCGGGCTTGGCTTGTTCGTCTCCCGGCAGATCGCACGGGCCCATGGCGGGGATATCGTCCTGACGGAGAACACGCCGCAGGGCTGCTGCTTCGAATTCCGCCTGCCCGCGCGT